From Erigeron canadensis isolate Cc75 chromosome 8, C_canadensis_v1, whole genome shotgun sequence, one genomic window encodes:
- the LOC122610294 gene encoding uncharacterized protein LOC122610294, translating to MPFGLKNAGATYQRLIDRTFQHQVGRNIEAYVDDIVLKSHEENAMIADIQETFKTLRGINMKLNPSKCSFGMEEGKFLGHIVTARGIKANLKKIQAVIDIPSPRTMKQVQSLNGKLASLARFLSKAADRSLPFFKTLKGCLRKQDFSWTEEDEKAFQDMKKFLANLPTLTAPIPGETLTLYLGASKECVNVVLLADRRSSQMPIYFVSRALKGSEINYPALEKLALALVHSARRLRRYFQGHPVQVLTDKPIRQVLSKPEVSGRLAKWAIEIGEHEIMFQPRNAKKGQVLADFLAEVDGEEKDASKEEESPPWTLFTDGASSAGRSRAGLILIDPDKNEYTYALRFDFLASNNEAEYEALLAGLKIARKMKEENIHTYVDSQLVANQIKGAFEANQKTMQLYLEEARKVISEFKKFIIEQVPRSQNKKADALSKLASLTFAHLTKEVLVEVLEEKSIVPKKEVFQVEEAECWMTPLYNFIKDGTLPEDKESAKKIRMKAPMYLIMEGSLFRKSFLGPHLRCVGPLQAKELIQEVHGGTCGIHSGPGSVTTKIMRLGYFWPSLYRDAKEEIEKCQSCQMHAPVSNRPRRDLIPVTTAWPFYKWGIDIVGSFPRGIGNMKFLIVAVDYFTKWVEAKPSATITGQRVINFVWEHIVCRFGVPHVMVSDNGKWQSTTIKKYAP from the coding sequence ATGCCATTTGGCTTGAAGAATGCAGGAGCAACTTACCAAAGACTCATAGATAGAACTTTCCAACATCAGGTCGGAAGAAATATTGAAGCCTATGTGGATGACATAGTCCTCAAAAGCCATGAAGAGAATGCCATGATAGCTGATATCCAAGAAACTTTTAAAACATTGAGGGGCATCAATATGAAGCTAAATCCTTCCAAATGTAGTTTTGGAATGGAGGAAGGAAAATTCTTGGGACACATAGTTACCGCAAGAGGAATAAAAGCCAACCTTAAGAAGATTCAAGCAGTTATAGATATACCCTCTCCAAGGACAATGAAACAAGTGCAAAGTTTAAATGGGAAGTTGGCTTCCTTAGCACGATTCCTTTCTAAAGCAGCTGATAGATCCCTCCCATTCTTCAAAACCTTAAAGGGGTGCTTAAGGAAGCAGGATTTCTCTTGGACAGAAGAGGATGAAAAGGCATTCCAGGATATGAAGAAATTTTTGGCTAACCTACCAACACTTACTGCTCCAATACCCGGGGAGACACTCACTCTTTACTTGGGTGCCTCCAAAGAATGTGTAAATGTTGTCTTGTTAGCAGATAGAAGAAGTTCTCAGATGCCCATATACTTTGTTAGTCGGGCATTAAAAGGGTCCGAGATAAACTACCCGGCCTTGGAAAAGTTAGCCCTTGCTCTAGTCCATTCGGCTAGACGCCTTAGAAGATACTTTCAGGGACATCCTGTCCAAGTTCTCACAGATAAGCCCATCAGGCAAGTCCTCTCAAAACCTGAGGTGTCTGGTAGGCTAGCTAAGTGGGCAATTGAGATCGGAGAGCACGAAATAATGTTTCAACCAAGAAACGCAAAGAAGGGCCAGGTTTTGGCAGATTTTTTAGCAGAAGTTGACGGTGAAGAAAAAGATGCAAGTAAGGAAGAAGAAAGCCCACCATGGACTCTTTTTACTGATGGAGCATCCAGTGCTGGAAGATCTAGAGCAGGCCTCATCCTTATTGATCCAGATAAAAACGAATACACCTATGCCCTCCGTTTTGACTTCCTAGCCTCCAACAATGAAGCTGAATATGAAGCTCTCCTAGCAGGGCTAAAAATAGCTAGAAAAATGAAGGAAGAAAATATTCATACTTATGTTGATTCTCAACTGGTAGCAAATCAGATAAAAGGGGCATTTGAGGCAAATCAAAAAACCATGCAGCTTTATTTGGAGGAAGCCAGAAAGGTCATCTCAGAATTCAAGAAATTCATCATAGAGCAGGTTCCCAGGAGCCAAAACAAGAAGGCTGATGCCTTAAGTAAGCTTGCATCTTTAACCTTTGCCCATCTTACAAAGGAAGTGCTAGTGGAGGTGTTGGAAGAAAAATCCATAGTGCCAAAAAAGGAAGTTTTTCAAGTAGAAGAAGCTGAATGTTGGATGACCCCACTATACAATTTCATCAAAGATGGAACCCTTCCTGAAGATAAAGAAAGTgcaaagaaaataagaatgaaaGCACCAATGTATCTGATCATGGAAGGATCTTTGTTCAGAAAATCTTTCCTTGGTCCCCATCTTCGTTGTGTAGGTCCTTTGCAAGCAAAAGAACTCATCCAAGAAGTACATGGTGgaacatgtggtatccactcaGGACCAGGATCAGTTACGACCAAGATCATGAGACTTGGATACTTCTGGCCATCTTTATATCGAGATGCCAAGGAAGAAATTGAAAAGTGTCAATCATGTCAGATGCATGCACCTGTGTCCAACAGGCCTAGGCGAGATCTTATCCCGGTTACAACAGCATGGCCATTTTACAAATGGGGAATCGACATAGTCGGATCATTTCCTCGAGGCATTGGTAACATGAAATTTTTGATAGTAGCTGTGGACTACTTCACAAAGTGGGTAGAGGCAAAGCCGTCAGCAACCATTACAGGGCAACGGGTAATCAATTTTGTGTGGGAACACATAGTATGCAGATTCGGAGTTCCTCATGTGATGGTTAGTGATAATGGGAAATGGCAAAGTACTACAATAAAAAAGTACGCCCCATGA